A window of the Sporosarcina sp. FSL K6-2383 genome harbors these coding sequences:
- a CDS encoding alpha/beta hydrolase family protein — translation MWSADQYLNSLYQESMKSHNNVNEKAAKLDLKNKFQQLLGNFEEKKKNLEPLLVEQADMGSYLRLRVELSTIDSLRMPVYLLIPKNREETKLPAVLALHGHGYGSKEAVGLNPDGSKRKNQGYHKQFAIELVKKGVVVIVPELIGFGDRKLQSDQGNGSPTDNSCYMIASQLLLLGKTLAGLRVQECRRVIDYLQTLEEVDEGKIGCIGISGGGLVASFTSILDERIKATVISGYTSTFKGSIMDRRHCLDNYIPGLLMYTEMPDLIGLIAPRPLFIEAGTTDHLFPMKESLVAIERLANIYKALDTEASFSSHIFEGGHEISGEKSFEWLIRQLSIA, via the coding sequence ATGTGGTCTGCCGATCAATATTTGAATAGTTTGTATCAGGAAAGTATGAAATCTCACAATAATGTGAACGAAAAAGCAGCGAAGTTAGATTTGAAAAATAAATTCCAACAATTATTAGGAAATTTTGAAGAAAAGAAAAAAAATTTAGAACCTCTGTTAGTGGAACAAGCAGATATGGGCTCTTATCTTCGATTACGGGTCGAACTTTCAACGATCGATTCGTTGAGAATGCCTGTGTATCTATTAATCCCTAAAAATAGGGAAGAGACTAAATTGCCGGCAGTACTCGCACTTCATGGACATGGGTATGGGAGTAAAGAGGCTGTTGGCTTAAATCCAGATGGTTCGAAAAGAAAAAATCAAGGCTATCATAAGCAGTTTGCAATTGAGCTTGTCAAAAAAGGTGTTGTTGTCATTGTCCCTGAGTTAATTGGCTTCGGAGATCGTAAATTACAGTCTGATCAGGGGAATGGCTCTCCTACAGACAACTCATGCTATATGATTGCAAGCCAATTACTCTTACTTGGAAAGACACTGGCAGGTCTCAGGGTACAAGAGTGCAGACGTGTCATCGATTATTTACAAACGCTTGAGGAAGTGGATGAAGGGAAAATTGGTTGTATCGGGATATCTGGTGGGGGGCTTGTTGCTTCATTTACCTCTATTCTGGATGAACGAATAAAAGCTACAGTTATAAGTGGTTATACCAGCACATTTAAAGGCAGTATTATGGATAGAAGACACTGTTTGGATAATTATATACCGGGGCTATTAATGTATACTGAAATGCCTGATTTAATTGGATTAATCGCACCAAGGCCTTTATTTATTGAAGCAGGTACGACCGATCATCTTTTTCCAATGAAAGAGTCGTTAGTTGCGATCGAGAGACTAGCGAATATTTATAAAGCGTTAGATACAGAAGCATCGTTTTCCTCGCATATATTCGAGGGCGGACACGAAATAAGCGGAGAAAAATCATTTGAATGGCTAATCCGTCAACTATCAATTGCATAA
- a CDS encoding multi antimicrobial extrusion protein MatE, translating into MHSSGRLSYGQLSAFFIPLGVSASLTSITHVIINGTLSRGEHAAFIIACYAIAMSLFSILERPMIVFRQTSSALVTDKRSFKLVSIFFIYVLVATMLISVVIAFSPLGHWIYTTIFGATANMVGAVSLAFKVIILVIIFSGIRGLYQGIIITQLATNWLTIGVVARLIAMFITAYLMVSYDFITSASGAIIFLVGMLIECLVSIYKGDSLLRNGLDPVDSPPLVKADISKFYFPLMYYFLMQTILTPVIYILLAKSGNIEMSIASFALAFSITNLILGFFMYTHQLVLQFYAVNKQKVVKFVIFASIIPTLLLCLLCYTPLGMAFMQGVMGADEALSLATITVLKFFIIKTLVFPWVDFLNGFLMLRRQTKKMLFAQMANLVVVVSTMVILIQLFPQLNGVNGAIAASLGELAGLVIVGIIIYRMSDHFKNKKLLSE; encoded by the coding sequence TTGCATTCATCGGGTCGGTTATCTTATGGACAGCTAAGTGCTTTTTTTATTCCGCTAGGTGTCTCGGCAAGTTTAACTTCAATTACACATGTGATTATTAACGGTACATTAAGTAGAGGTGAGCATGCTGCTTTTATTATCGCTTGTTATGCAATTGCAATGTCCTTATTCAGTATTCTAGAAAGACCGATGATTGTGTTCCGACAAACATCCTCAGCATTGGTCACTGATAAAAGGTCATTTAAATTAGTAAGCATATTTTTTATTTATGTCTTAGTAGCCACAATGTTAATCAGTGTAGTTATTGCATTTAGCCCATTAGGTCACTGGATTTATACAACCATTTTCGGAGCAACGGCGAATATGGTCGGGGCAGTTTCACTAGCTTTTAAAGTTATTATTTTAGTCATTATTTTCTCTGGAATCCGCGGCTTATATCAGGGCATTATCATTACACAACTAGCGACGAATTGGTTAACAATTGGCGTTGTCGCTAGACTGATTGCGATGTTTATAACTGCTTATTTAATGGTAAGTTACGATTTCATTACGAGTGCCAGTGGAGCGATTATCTTTCTTGTAGGAATGCTCATTGAATGTCTAGTTAGTATTTACAAAGGGGATTCACTGCTAAGAAATGGATTAGATCCAGTCGATTCTCCCCCATTGGTCAAAGCAGATATTTCAAAATTTTATTTTCCGTTGATGTACTATTTTCTTATGCAAACGATTCTTACTCCCGTTATCTATATTTTATTAGCGAAATCGGGTAATATCGAAATGAGCATTGCATCATTTGCCTTAGCGTTTAGTATTACCAATTTGATTTTAGGATTTTTCATGTACACGCATCAATTAGTGCTACAATTTTATGCTGTGAACAAACAAAAAGTCGTGAAATTCGTGATTTTTGCTAGTATCATTCCGACGTTATTATTGTGCCTATTATGCTACACTCCCCTTGGAATGGCATTTATGCAAGGTGTTATGGGTGCTGATGAAGCCTTATCCTTAGCAACAATTACAGTATTGAAATTCTTCATCATAAAAACACTTGTTTTTCCTTGGGTTGATTTTCTCAATGGATTTTTGATGCTTAGACGACAAACAAAGAAAATGCTTTTTGCTCAAATGGCAAATTTGGTTGTTGTGGTTTCGACGATGGTAATACTCATTCAGCTATTTCCTCAGTTAAACGGAGTGAACGGTGCGATTGCAGCATCCTTGGGTGAGCTAGCTGGGCTAGTGATTGTTGGAATCATCATTTACCGAATGAGTGACCATTTCAAAAACAAGAAACTTCTGAGTGAATAA
- a CDS encoding Gfo/Idh/MocA family oxidoreductase has product MSKKYVLVGTGGRAEFFYGAMVRDFKDTCQLVAFCDVNQTRMDYSNRLLEEKYDHPQIATYLASEFETMIAKEKPDIVIVTTVDRTHHTYIIRALELGCDVITEKPMTIDAEKTQEIIDAIKRTGQEVRVTFNYRYAPHNTKIRELIRDGVIGDVYSVNFEWALDTQHGADYFRRWHRNKANSGGLLVHKSTHHFDLVNFWLNTTPETVYATGGLHFYGKENAEKRGETKFYQRAHGSENAKNDPFAIQLEDNPHLKSLYLDAEKDDGYQRDQSVFGDGIDIEDTLGVMVTYKNKAILTYSLNAYLPWEGFIVSFNGSKGRIEVEVREQSYINSGGSKEDEGKLKEKSVRVLPMFGEPYEVEIIEGEGGHGGGDPILLQDLFGTPTEDEFNRAASHIDGATSILTGIAGNISLKTGQAVKLDDLIQF; this is encoded by the coding sequence ATGAGTAAAAAGTATGTATTAGTAGGTACAGGTGGAAGAGCGGAATTTTTTTACGGGGCAATGGTAAGGGATTTTAAGGATACTTGTCAGTTAGTCGCTTTTTGTGATGTCAATCAAACAAGAATGGATTACTCAAACCGTTTATTGGAAGAAAAGTATGATCATCCTCAAATTGCAACTTATTTAGCTAGTGAATTTGAAACGATGATCGCGAAAGAAAAACCAGATATCGTCATTGTGACAACGGTGGATCGCACGCATCATACATATATTATTAGGGCATTGGAGCTAGGTTGTGATGTCATTACTGAAAAACCAATGACGATAGATGCTGAGAAGACACAGGAAATTATTGATGCGATTAAGCGAACAGGTCAAGAAGTACGTGTCACGTTTAACTATCGCTACGCGCCGCATAATACAAAAATTAGAGAGCTTATTCGAGACGGTGTTATTGGGGATGTCTATTCTGTTAATTTTGAATGGGCATTGGATACGCAGCACGGCGCGGATTACTTCCGTAGATGGCATCGTAATAAAGCGAATAGTGGCGGCTTGCTCGTTCATAAATCCACACATCATTTTGATTTAGTGAATTTTTGGTTAAATACAACACCTGAAACGGTTTACGCTACGGGTGGTTTACATTTTTACGGCAAAGAAAATGCTGAAAAACGAGGAGAAACAAAGTTTTACCAGCGTGCACATGGCAGTGAAAATGCCAAAAATGATCCTTTCGCCATTCAGTTGGAGGACAATCCTCACTTGAAGTCGCTTTACTTAGATGCGGAAAAAGATGATGGTTATCAACGCGATCAAAGTGTTTTCGGGGATGGCATTGATATTGAAGACACATTAGGTGTAATGGTGACGTATAAAAACAAAGCGATTTTAACATATTCACTCAATGCTTATTTGCCTTGGGAAGGGTTTATTGTGTCCTTTAATGGCAGTAAAGGGAGAATTGAAGTAGAAGTTCGTGAACAATCGTATATTAACTCTGGCGGTTCGAAAGAAGATGAAGGCAAGTTAAAGGAAAAATCAGTAAGGGTGTTACCGATGTTCGGAGAGCCTTATGAAGTAGAAATCATTGAAGGGGAAGGCGGACATGGTGGAGGGGATCCGATATTATTGCAAGATCTCTTCGGTACGCCAACAGAAGATGAATTCAATCGTGCTGCCTCTCATATAGATGGGGCAACATCAATTCTAACTGGAATTGCAGGCAATATTTCATTGAAAACAGGCCAAGCAGTTAAGTTAGACGATTTAATTCAATTTTAA
- a CDS encoding rhamnogalacturonan acetylesterase — protein MKKKISIYLAADSTVRNYDASEYPQAGWGQFIADYLTAEVMIENHAVGGKSSKTFITEGLLDPIMDAIEEHDYLFIQFGHNDSTKNRPERYTEAYDDYKIYLQQYIDKARAKKAIPLLVTPVGRLHYVNGEFLMDFGDYCNAMKEVAEANDVFIIDLMTKSIDYLSSIGYDRAKELYMITVNGTDCTHFTEQGAKEMARLVYQEIKELNCSLSSYVK, from the coding sequence TTGAAGAAAAAAATAAGCATTTATTTGGCAGCAGATTCAACTGTACGGAATTACGATGCTAGTGAATACCCGCAAGCCGGCTGGGGGCAATTTATAGCGGATTATTTAACAGCTGAAGTGATGATTGAAAACCATGCAGTGGGAGGGAAAAGCTCAAAAACATTCATTACAGAAGGGTTGCTCGATCCTATAATGGATGCAATCGAAGAACACGATTATTTGTTTATTCAGTTCGGGCATAATGATTCAACGAAAAATCGTCCAGAACGTTATACGGAAGCGTATGATGATTATAAAATATACTTACAGCAATATATTGATAAGGCGAGAGCTAAAAAGGCGATTCCGCTGTTAGTTACTCCAGTTGGTAGGCTTCATTATGTGAATGGAGAATTTTTGATGGATTTTGGGGATTACTGCAACGCGATGAAAGAAGTTGCAGAAGCTAATGATGTATTCATCATTGATCTGATGACAAAAAGTATTGATTACCTTTCATCCATTGGCTACGATCGTGCAAAAGAACTGTATATGATAACCGTGAATGGAACGGATTGTACCCATTTTACTGAACAAGGGGCAAAAGAAATGGCAAGGTTAGTTTATCAGGAAATTAAAGAATTGAATTGTAGTCTATCTAGCTATGTAAAATGA
- a CDS encoding helix-turn-helix domain-containing protein: MKNRKKIYTKLLTIVTILATLPVIIVGLFSYLKSAEIIQSNVAEEKQQSIYQIQTNFEQVLQTVDLSVTTFVTSHQLNKTLKEPLTTYQFQLYHQTKKEINQLQRSDSGVSNFLLVSLEQGWRINNNGLRRLGEGQANDIIEKYSDLPYKSSWIIEKEDQVLYDSSEGNSCNHYISLVKKLPLNSNKKTGIAIAYVPVCDFTDMLTSHLESESLMVLDENYTVIAHSDSKEIGTNFSSQSFISELNELQNNKGQYDIALNGSDYKVTYRKSAYNNWTYISMIKISELNKQSNSIGWFTLLISTVILLGAILLSLIASHRLYAPINRITSTLSNSLSSISQSGKKIDEFSMIESQIQHVLEQNDELESRLHGQIVQLKQFFMARLLQGNISNEELPNKLQSFGYTQSWKRFSVLTLQIDSVEDTEYNIDNEEILLFTVNTMIEKLIPSNKRMTPIVINKTQVTLFLDDEIEDRHYAESLTTMIKDIKLEVLNDLGISISVGISQTYEALTDAHEAFKESREALRHVLKFGPGSIIFYENLQSDSSFFTFYPKHIENELFNAIKMGDKLEVDQNLDKLLESLFNEELSNTQHEIAIVRLLTNLIKLTETLGVNVLKYDGHKSLFNQLYEFRTLPEVVNWFKNLIIYPMMDESEERTQSQYKNISDEIIHIVQQEFDSDLTLNYIADKLHYNANYLSSIFRKETNTSFSDYLALYRINVAKKWLEETNSTVKEIAERLNYKNSQNFIRSFKKVEGITPGKYREDKQG; encoded by the coding sequence ATGAAAAATCGAAAGAAAATTTATACGAAGCTATTGACTATTGTCACAATCTTAGCAACACTCCCCGTTATTATAGTCGGTTTATTTTCTTACTTAAAATCAGCGGAAATTATTCAATCCAATGTTGCCGAAGAAAAACAACAAAGCATCTATCAGATTCAAACTAACTTTGAACAAGTTTTGCAAACAGTCGATCTCTCTGTTACGACATTTGTAACATCACACCAACTAAATAAAACATTGAAAGAACCATTAACAACTTATCAATTTCAGCTCTATCATCAAACAAAAAAAGAAATCAATCAGCTACAACGATCCGATAGTGGAGTTTCTAACTTTTTATTGGTCAGTCTTGAGCAAGGGTGGCGTATCAATAACAACGGCCTTAGAAGATTGGGAGAAGGACAGGCCAACGATATTATTGAAAAGTATTCTGATTTACCTTATAAATCCTCTTGGATAATCGAAAAAGAAGATCAGGTTTTGTATGACTCAAGTGAAGGTAATTCATGTAATCATTATATTAGTCTCGTAAAAAAGTTGCCCCTTAATTCAAATAAAAAAACTGGAATTGCCATTGCCTATGTACCTGTTTGTGATTTCACAGATATGCTAACGAGTCATTTAGAATCAGAATCCTTAATGGTTTTAGATGAAAATTATACCGTCATTGCACATAGTGATTCTAAAGAAATTGGCACCAATTTTTCAAGCCAATCCTTTATCTCAGAACTAAATGAGCTTCAAAACAATAAAGGACAGTATGATATCGCACTAAATGGAAGCGATTACAAGGTTACCTATAGAAAATCTGCCTATAATAACTGGACCTATATTTCTATGATTAAGATTAGCGAATTAAATAAACAGTCAAATTCAATCGGCTGGTTTACGCTACTCATTAGTACTGTCATTTTACTTGGTGCCATTCTACTTTCCTTAATCGCATCACATAGACTTTACGCACCGATTAATCGCATAACCTCTACGCTTTCGAATTCACTTTCAAGTATCTCTCAAAGCGGTAAGAAGATTGATGAGTTTAGTATGATAGAAAGTCAAATTCAACATGTACTCGAACAAAATGATGAGTTAGAATCTAGGCTCCACGGGCAAATTGTACAGTTAAAACAATTCTTTATGGCTCGCCTTCTACAAGGAAATATTAGCAATGAAGAATTGCCAAATAAGCTGCAATCATTTGGGTATACACAAAGCTGGAAAAGGTTTTCGGTGCTTACACTTCAAATTGATTCGGTAGAAGATACAGAATACAATATCGACAATGAAGAAATCTTATTATTCACGGTGAATACGATGATTGAAAAATTAATTCCGTCAAATAAAAGAATGACCCCTATTGTCATAAACAAAACACAAGTAACACTATTTTTGGATGATGAAATAGAAGACAGACACTATGCAGAATCGCTTACTACGATGATTAAAGATATTAAATTAGAAGTACTAAATGATTTAGGTATATCAATCAGTGTAGGTATTAGTCAGACATACGAGGCCCTGACGGATGCACATGAAGCATTTAAAGAAAGTCGTGAGGCACTTAGGCATGTGCTTAAATTTGGGCCGGGCTCCATCATTTTTTATGAAAACCTACAAAGTGACTCTAGCTTCTTTACATTTTATCCAAAGCATATTGAAAATGAACTATTTAACGCCATTAAAATGGGAGATAAACTTGAAGTCGATCAAAATTTGGATAAGCTTTTAGAATCTCTATTCAATGAAGAATTAAGTAATACACAACATGAAATTGCCATTGTACGCTTACTCACGAATTTAATAAAATTGACTGAAACACTTGGTGTAAACGTCTTAAAATATGATGGTCATAAATCTTTATTCAATCAACTATACGAATTTAGAACGCTTCCTGAAGTAGTCAATTGGTTTAAAAATCTAATCATTTATCCGATGATGGATGAGTCTGAAGAGCGAACACAGTCTCAATACAAAAATATTTCAGATGAGATTATTCACATCGTTCAACAAGAGTTCGATTCGGATTTAACGTTGAATTATATTGCCGATAAGCTACATTACAATGCAAATTATTTAAGCAGCATCTTCAGAAAAGAAACAAATACATCATTTAGTGATTATTTGGCGTTATATCGAATTAATGTTGCGAAGAAATGGTTAGAAGAAACGAATAGCACAGTGAAAGAAATCGCTGAAAGACTAAATTATAAAAACTCACAAAATTTTATTCGATCCTTTAAAAAGGTTGAGGGAATAACTCCTGGAAAGTATCGTGAAGATAAGCAAGGATAG
- a CDS encoding YesL family protein — translation MELEGIAGRFLRVSEMITRMAYVNLLWILFTLLGLGIFGFMPATVALFTVTRKWVMGDKDIPVFKTFWKTYRQEFFKSTLFGVMLFVIGYIIYIDLAFSPTGGLFTLLRIALFLCGVLYVVLLLYIFPIYVHYDWSKRLYIKYALLIGISYPHYTFILMAGIVALYYLCISIPGIIPFFSVSLLSYMMMWLVYKVIRKMELTQSIGKEEGIETQSVEA, via the coding sequence ATGGAGTTAGAAGGCATAGCTGGACGCTTTTTAAGAGTTAGTGAAATGATTACCAGAATGGCTTATGTAAATTTATTGTGGATTTTATTCACGCTGCTCGGACTGGGGATCTTTGGATTTATGCCTGCTACTGTTGCATTGTTTACGGTGACTCGTAAGTGGGTGATGGGGGATAAGGATATTCCTGTGTTTAAAACATTTTGGAAGACTTATCGCCAAGAGTTTTTCAAGTCAACATTATTTGGTGTAATGCTTTTTGTAATCGGTTACATTATTTATATTGATTTGGCATTTTCACCAACAGGTGGTTTATTTACATTATTGAGAATTGCTTTATTTCTATGCGGGGTTTTGTATGTTGTCTTGTTACTCTATATTTTCCCGATTTATGTACATTACGATTGGAGTAAAAGACTATACATTAAGTATGCACTGTTAATTGGGATATCGTATCCGCATTATACTTTTATCTTAATGGCCGGGATTGTAGCTCTGTATTACCTTTGCATCTCAATACCAGGAATTATTCCATTTTTCAGTGTTAGCCTTTTATCGTATATGATGATGTGGCTTGTGTATAAGGTAATTCGGAAGATGGAGTTAACGCAATCAATAGGAAAGGAAGAAGGAATAGAGACACAATCTGTAGAAGCATAA